From Nitrospirota bacterium, a single genomic window includes:
- the queF gene encoding NADPH-dependent 7-cyano-7-deazaguanine reductase QueF, with protein MKYGEKSIQKAKLEVWDNPNPERDYEINISYPEFTCLCPRSGYPDFATINLRYIPDKKIIELKSLKLYLNAFRSAHISHEEITNKVFGELEKKLKPRFLEVVGDFNPRGNVKTFIKVSSGNLQIS; from the coding sequence ATGAAATACGGGGAAAAATCTATACAAAAGGCGAAGCTTGAGGTCTGGGACAACCCGAACCCTGAACGTGATTATGAGATCAATATCAGTTATCCGGAGTTCACCTGCCTCTGCCCGCGCTCCGGATACCCCGATTTCGCAACAATCAATCTGCGCTATATCCCTGACAAGAAAATTATTGAACTGAAATCACTAAAGCTTTATCTGAATGCCTTTAGAAGTGCCCATATCTCGCACGAGGAGATCACCAATAAGGTCTTTGGCGAACTCGAAAAAAAGCTGAAGCCCAGATTTCTTGAAGTGGTCGGCGATTTTAATCCCCGCGGGAATGTGAAGACATTTATTAAAGTAAGCTCAGGCAATCTCCAAATCAGCTAA
- a CDS encoding OsmC family protein — translation MSSEEKNELEENLEGYKGKIRPVNTASLTWDKDLIFLGRTPRGFELDFDAEAQWGCIPTESLLLSVAGCLAIDVVSFVTKMKAKIAKFKIDISGERNPTPPQYYTKIDMVLHISGENITPKKLDRAISLSQEKYCSVYHSLRKDLQVNVNYEIEEA, via the coding sequence ATGAGCTCAGAAGAAAAAAATGAACTTGAAGAGAATCTGGAAGGATATAAGGGCAAGATAAGGCCGGTTAATACGGCATCATTGACATGGGACAAGGATCTCATCTTCCTCGGCAGAACGCCTCGGGGGTTTGAGCTTGATTTCGATGCTGAGGCACAGTGGGGCTGTATTCCTACCGAAAGCCTGCTTCTCAGTGTCGCGGGCTGTCTTGCGATAGATGTCGTTTCCTTTGTAACAAAGATGAAGGCAAAGATCGCGAAGTTCAAAATAGATATTTCCGGGGAAAGGAACCCGACTCCGCCCCAGTACTACACGAAGATCGATATGGTGCTTCATATATCCGGTGAAAACATTACACCCAAAAAGCTCGACAGGGCAATCTCACTTTCGCAGGAGAAATACTGCTCGGTATATCACTCCCTCAGAAAAGACCTGCAGGTGAATGTGAACTATGAGATAGAGGAAGCCTAA
- the rho gene encoding transcription termination factor Rho has translation MSISELKDKTIDELTTVAKELKVEGASGLRKQDLIFAILQAQTEKTGNVFSAGVLEILPDGFGFLRSPDYSYLPGPDDIYVSPSQIRRFNLRTGDLISGQIRPPKESERYFALLKVEAINHESPEENVNRPLFDNLIPYYPTERIRLEYDSTDYSTRVMDLVTPIGMGQRGMIVAAPRTGKTVLLQSIAKAIKKNHRDIHLIILLIDERPEEVTDWKRQVSTAEIISSTFDEPPQRHVQVSEMVIERAKRLVESKRNVVILLDSITRLARAYNAIMPTSGKVLSGGLDSNALQRPKRFFGAARNIETGGSLTILATALIDTGSRMDDVIFEEFKGTGNMELHLDRKLVEKRIFPTIDINASGTRKEELLVEKDLLNRIWIVRKVLNSLSTVESMEFLLGKLSGTKANKDFFDMMNK, from the coding sequence ATCTCAATTTCTGAACTCAAGGACAAAACCATTGATGAACTTACTACTGTCGCCAAGGAACTGAAGGTCGAAGGAGCTTCAGGCCTCAGGAAGCAGGATCTGATATTCGCTATCCTCCAGGCACAGACAGAAAAGACCGGCAATGTCTTCTCTGCCGGAGTCCTTGAAATACTCCCTGACGGATTCGGATTCCTCAGGTCGCCTGACTACAGTTACCTTCCGGGACCTGATGATATCTATGTTTCTCCTTCCCAGATCCGCAGATTCAATCTCAGGACCGGAGACCTGATCTCAGGACAGATCAGGCCGCCAAAAGAATCTGAGAGGTATTTTGCTCTCCTCAAGGTCGAGGCGATCAACCACGAATCTCCAGAGGAAAACGTAAATCGTCCTCTCTTTGACAACCTCATCCCCTACTATCCGACCGAGAGAATACGCCTTGAATATGATTCTACAGACTACTCAACACGCGTAATGGATCTGGTTACGCCCATCGGCATGGGGCAAAGAGGCATGATCGTTGCCGCACCCAGGACAGGAAAGACCGTTCTGCTGCAGTCCATTGCAAAGGCTATCAAGAAGAACCACAGGGATATTCATCTTATCATCCTGCTCATCGATGAGCGGCCCGAAGAAGTGACTGACTGGAAGCGGCAGGTCTCTACTGCAGAGATCATCAGTTCAACCTTTGACGAGCCGCCCCAAAGACATGTTCAGGTTTCGGAGATGGTAATAGAGCGGGCAAAGCGCCTTGTTGAAAGCAAGAGGAATGTCGTGATTCTGCTTGACAGCATTACCAGGCTTGCGAGGGCGTATAATGCGATCATGCCGACAAGCGGCAAAGTCCTTTCAGGCGGCCTTGACTCCAATGCGCTCCAGAGACCAAAACGATTTTTTGGTGCAGCAAGGAATATCGAGACCGGCGGCAGCCTCACGATCCTTGCGACTGCGCTTATTGATACCGGCAGCAGGATGGATGATGTTATCTTCGAAGAGTTCAAGGGAACAGGTAACATGGAGCTGCATCTCGACCGGAAGCTCGTTGAAAAGAGAATCTTCCCGACCATTGATATCAATGCGTCAGGCACAAGAAAAGAAGAACTGCTGGTAGAAAAAGACCTGCTGAACAGGATCTGGATCGTCAGAAAGGTGCTGAACTCGCTGAGTACCGTTGAGAGCATGGAGTTTCTGCTTGGCAAACTGTCCGGCACAAAGGCCAATAAAGACTTCTTTGATATGATGAACAAGTAA
- a CDS encoding magnesium transporter — MPFFVEVFSSEIIKKTVLDPKGEDLGRVRDLVVIKGDPLPKISALIIERKKKSYYLPWHDLNIFNKKIISSKVYAETLKSYEMMADDLLILRDILDKQIVDANGAKVVRVNDIKLEGYNNEAVLIAVDVGMRGILRRLGMERGGEDLARLFKKSLPFTLISWDYLQPLEPKLTEISLTIPRQMLSDLHPADIADIISSVSQKDGATFFNNLDIETAAEALSELKPEMQADIISAMDTEKAADIIEEMPPDEAADVLSDLTTERAKEILEHIEKEEAEDIQELLGHEEDTAGGLMTTDFIAYPPDITVQEATEKFKIEAREAENVYYLYIVDKEEKLRGVASLREMLLAENDCYLADIMETNIKSVAPGEDEMVVAGIISKYNLLALPVVDENGYMHGIITVDDIIDLLLPPAAKKKRRRV, encoded by the coding sequence ATGCCTTTTTTCGTTGAAGTTTTTTCAAGCGAGATTATCAAAAAGACAGTCCTTGACCCCAAGGGAGAGGACCTCGGACGGGTGCGTGACCTCGTTGTTATAAAGGGCGATCCGCTGCCAAAGATCTCCGCACTTATTATCGAGAGGAAAAAGAAGTCATATTACCTTCCCTGGCATGATCTTAATATCTTTAATAAGAAAATAATATCCTCCAAAGTGTATGCCGAGACACTGAAATCATACGAAATGATGGCTGATGACCTCCTCATTCTCAGAGATATCCTTGATAAGCAGATCGTTGATGCAAACGGAGCAAAGGTAGTTCGGGTGAACGATATCAAGCTCGAAGGATATAATAATGAGGCGGTGCTTATTGCCGTTGATGTGGGCATGAGGGGTATCCTGAGAAGACTCGGCATGGAAAGGGGCGGTGAAGACCTTGCGAGACTCTTTAAGAAGAGTCTTCCTTTTACACTCATCAGCTGGGACTACCTTCAACCCCTTGAGCCCAAACTCACCGAAATATCACTGACCATACCGAGGCAGATGCTCTCAGACCTTCATCCTGCAGATATTGCCGATATCATCAGCAGCGTGTCTCAGAAAGATGGAGCCACCTTTTTTAATAATCTCGATATCGAAACTGCGGCAGAGGCCCTGTCCGAACTTAAACCTGAGATGCAGGCTGACATCATCAGTGCCATGGACACCGAAAAAGCTGCCGACATCATTGAAGAAATGCCGCCAGACGAAGCAGCTGACGTTCTGAGCGATCTGACTACAGAGCGCGCAAAGGAGATTCTCGAGCATATCGAAAAAGAGGAAGCTGAGGACATCCAGGAACTTCTCGGCCATGAAGAAGATACGGCTGGCGGTCTTATGACAACAGACTTTATTGCCTATCCTCCTGATATAACGGTACAGGAGGCAACCGAAAAGTTCAAAATCGAAGCGCGGGAAGCTGAAAACGTCTATTATCTCTATATCGTTGACAAGGAAGAAAAACTCCGAGGAGTTGCCTCTCTGAGGGAGATGCTCCTTGCGGAGAATGACTGCTATCTTGCTGACATTATGGAAACGAATATCAAGTCCGTTGCTCCTGGCGAGGACGAGATGGTTGTTGCCGGCATTATTTCAAAATATAACCTTCTTGCACTCCCGGTTGTTGATGAGAACGGCTATATGCACGGCATTATCACGGTCGACGACATCATCGACCTGCTGCTGCCTCCTGCTGCAAAAAAGAAACGGAGGAGGGTGTGA
- a CDS encoding phosphoribosylanthranilate isomerase: protein MVRVKICGITNHEDAAAAIDFGADALGFIFFKGSPRCVSLQQAEAIISKIPPFVTTVGVFVDETPEMIRFSIDAGIDVIQLHGNERPEACHHSRRSVKAIRIKSIDSLEPLKTFKGIVSALLLDAYSADELGGTGQKFNWDIAVEAKQFGRIILAGGLTPENVADAVRHVRPYGVDVCSGVEREKGKKDHQKIKLFIERAKT, encoded by the coding sequence ATGGTAAGAGTCAAGATCTGCGGAATAACAAATCACGAAGATGCTGCAGCTGCGATCGATTTCGGTGCAGATGCCCTGGGGTTTATTTTCTTTAAGGGAAGTCCCCGTTGCGTTAGCCTGCAACAGGCTGAAGCGATCATCAGTAAAATTCCCCCATTCGTTACTACGGTAGGCGTGTTTGTCGATGAGACCCCGGAAATGATTCGCTTCTCTATTGATGCAGGCATCGATGTCATTCAACTCCATGGAAATGAAAGACCTGAGGCCTGCCATCACTCCCGGAGAAGTGTTAAGGCAATCAGGATAAAATCAATCGACAGTCTTGAGCCCCTGAAAACATTTAAAGGCATTGTCTCTGCGTTGCTGCTCGATGCATATTCCGCTGATGAGCTGGGCGGCACGGGCCAGAAATTCAACTGGGACATTGCTGTCGAGGCAAAGCAGTTCGGCAGGATCATCCTTGCCGGAGGGCTGACGCCCGAGAATGTTGCTGACGCTGTAAGACATGTGAGGCCATATGGTGTTGATGTATGCAGCGGGGTAGAGCGGGAAAAGGGCAAAAAGGATCATCAGAAAATAAAGCTCTTTATAGAACGGGCAAAGACTTAA
- a CDS encoding TrpB-like pyridoxal phosphate-dependent enzyme, with the protein MQETKVVLPDREIPRQWYNIMADMPNLPKPPLHPGTKQPVGPQDLSAIFPMALIEQEVSTQRWIDIPEEVLNIYSLWRPSPLYRAHRLEAALGTPAKIYYKYEGVSPAGSHKPNTAIPQAYYNKQAGIRRIATETGAGQWGSSMALAGTMFGLDVTVYMVKVSYSQKPYRRIAMETWGATVHPSPSNLTNSGRKILEIDPDSPGSLGIAISEAVEDAATHNDTNYALGSVLNHVVLHQSVIGLEAKKQFEMVGDYPDVVIGCCGGGSNLGGVAFPFLQDKIGGRQLRVVAVEPSSCPTLTKGEFRYDFGDTAGLTPLMMMYTLGHDFMPPGIHAGGLRYHADSPLVCQLYHDKLIEAVAYGQNACFEAAIKFSKTEGIIPAPESSHAIKAAIDEALKAKEEGKQKTIFFNLSGHGYLDLAAYADYAAGKLEDYEYPEEKIREALKNLPVI; encoded by the coding sequence ATGCAGGAAACAAAAGTAGTGCTCCCGGACAGAGAGATCCCCAGGCAGTGGTACAATATTATGGCCGATATGCCGAATCTGCCAAAGCCGCCGTTACACCCTGGAACGAAGCAGCCGGTAGGTCCGCAGGATCTGAGTGCGATTTTCCCCATGGCGCTTATCGAGCAGGAAGTTTCAACTCAGCGGTGGATTGATATACCCGAGGAAGTGCTGAATATATATAGTCTCTGGAGACCGTCACCTCTTTACAGGGCACACAGGCTTGAGGCAGCACTAGGCACTCCCGCAAAGATCTATTATAAATATGAAGGCGTAAGCCCTGCTGGCAGTCACAAACCAAATACCGCCATCCCTCAGGCATATTACAACAAGCAGGCAGGCATCAGAAGAATCGCAACAGAAACCGGTGCCGGGCAATGGGGATCCTCCATGGCACTTGCAGGAACAATGTTCGGCCTTGATGTTACAGTCTATATGGTTAAGGTGAGCTACAGCCAAAAGCCCTACAGAAGGATCGCAATGGAGACATGGGGGGCAACAGTGCATCCCAGCCCTTCCAACTTAACAAATTCCGGCAGGAAGATTCTTGAAATTGACCCTGATAGCCCCGGCAGCCTCGGTATCGCCATATCAGAGGCTGTTGAAGACGCTGCAACGCATAACGATACAAACTATGCCCTCGGGTCAGTCCTGAATCATGTTGTGCTTCACCAGTCCGTAATCGGGCTCGAGGCGAAGAAACAGTTCGAGATGGTTGGCGACTATCCTGACGTTGTCATCGGCTGTTGCGGAGGGGGAAGCAATCTTGGCGGGGTGGCATTTCCTTTTCTCCAGGACAAAATAGGCGGCAGGCAGTTACGAGTTGTCGCGGTGGAGCCTTCTTCCTGCCCAACGCTTACCAAGGGAGAGTTCCGATATGACTTTGGGGATACGGCCGGCTTGACGCCGCTGATGATGATGTATACGTTGGGGCATGACTTCATGCCTCCAGGCATCCATGCCGGCGGCCTGAGATACCATGCAGACTCGCCTCTTGTCTGCCAACTGTATCACGACAAGCTGATAGAGGCAGTGGCTTACGGTCAAAACGCATGTTTTGAGGCAGCGATCAAATTTTCAAAGACGGAAGGCATCATCCCTGCACCGGAAAGTTCTCATGCAATCAAGGCAGCAATTGATGAGGCGCTGAAAGCAAAGGAAGAGGGCAAGCAGAAAACGATCTTTTTCAATCTGAGCGGCCATGGCTATCTTGATCTTGCAGCCTATGCAGACTATGCGGCAGGCAAACTGGAAGACTATGAATACCCGGAAGAAAAGATTCGGGAGGCCCTGAAAAATCTTCCGGTAATTTAA
- the trpC gene encoding indole-3-glycerol phosphate synthase TrpC yields MSILNTIIARKKERLSHAKAAASMAHLKTSLKDIPLPFDFERAIKRTAGQIHLIAEVKKASPSKGLIRQDFNHKTIAAVYKEKKVNAISVLTEEDFFQGRLEFLDEVKNISLLPVLRKDFIFDEYQIYEARANQADAILLIAAILGEKQAEEYLHVSRELGMAVLFEVHDHQELEMALRINVPIIGINNRNLKTLQIDMNTTLELKKEIPADKIIVSESGIKTRDDVLKLEQAGIDAMLIGTSFMESADIGRKIGELRGT; encoded by the coding sequence ATGTCAATATTAAACACAATCATAGCCAGAAAAAAAGAACGTCTTTCTCACGCAAAAGCGGCTGCCTCAATGGCTCATCTCAAGACTTCCCTTAAAGATATCCCTCTGCCTTTTGACTTCGAACGGGCAATAAAAAGAACAGCCGGGCAAATACATCTTATTGCCGAAGTCAAGAAAGCGTCTCCATCGAAGGGACTTATCAGACAGGACTTTAATCATAAGACGATTGCGGCTGTGTATAAAGAGAAGAAAGTGAATGCAATATCCGTCCTCACCGAAGAGGATTTTTTTCAGGGTCGACTTGAATTTCTTGATGAGGTAAAAAACATTTCCCTGCTTCCTGTTCTTAGAAAAGATTTTATTTTCGACGAATACCAGATTTATGAGGCGAGGGCAAACCAGGCGGATGCGATCCTTCTCATCGCAGCGATCCTTGGTGAAAAACAGGCAGAAGAATATCTTCATGTCTCCAGAGAACTGGGAATGGCTGTTCTCTTTGAAGTCCATGATCATCAGGAGCTTGAAATGGCGTTGAGGATTAATGTCCCCATTATCGGCATTAACAACCGGAATCTTAAGACTCTCCAGATAGACATGAATACAACCCTTGAGCTGAAGAAAGAGATCCCAGCAGACAAAATTATCGTAAGTGAAAGCGGCATAAAGACGCGGGATGATGTCCTGAAGCTTGAACAGGCAGGCATCGATGCGATGCTGATAGGCACATCTTTTATGGAATCTGCAGACATTGGCAGAAAGATTGGGGAATTGAGGGGCACGTAA
- a CDS encoding ferredoxin family protein, producing the protein MFIAIVDWDKCTGCGDCINACPVKCFEMSDGKSLPYRSSYCIDCGTCKEVCSADAIIISIGWGG; encoded by the coding sequence GTGTTTATAGCTATAGTGGATTGGGACAAATGCACCGGGTGCGGGGATTGTATAAACGCCTGTCCGGTCAAATGTTTTGAGATGTCAGACGGCAAAAGCTTGCCTTATCGGTCGTCCTATTGCATTGACTGCGGCACTTGCAAAGAGGTCTGTTCCGCTGATGCCATAATTATCAGCATCGGCTGGGGCGGCTAA